The genomic stretch GAACGTCTGAAAAAGGGCTCAAAGTAATCCTTACCATATCAGAGTTAAAAGGCGGACATTCGGGAGCAGAGATTCATAAGAATCGTGTAAATGCAACAAAATTAATGGCAAGACTGTTATTTGAACTAAAAGAAGCTATGGGCTTCTATCTGTATGATTTGAACGGCGGCTTGAAAGACAATGCCATTCCAAGAGATGCAAAAGCAGAGATCATTATAGAGGATGATGAATATGATCGATTTACGGATATTATCAATGGGCTGGCAAGTAAATACAAACATGAATATGTGACCAATGAACCGGATTTAACAGTAGGCTATATGAGAGGGGAGGAAGATAAGTATAAAGTTCTTCATCCTACCTCCTTTGAAAAGCTGTTATTCCTGTTGATAAATACGCCCAATGGTGTACAGACAATGAGCAGTGATATACCTGGCCTTGTAGAAAGCTCACTTAACCTTGGTATTTTTCATCTGGAAGAAGAGAAAGCAATCATCTGCTTTTCTGTCCGCAGTTCTGTAAACAGTTATAAGGAATTTCTGAATAAGAAACTTAATTATATCTGTGATTTCCTGGGCGGTGAATATAATGTCAGAAGCCAGTATCCTGCATGGGAATATAAGAAAGATTCTGCTTTAAGAGAATATCTTGCAAAAGTCTATGAGGAAGAATATAAAACAGCACCTAAGTTTGAGGCAATCCATGCTGGTCTTGAATGCAGCTTCTTTGCTGAGAAGATTCCCGGCATAGATATGGTATCCTTAGGGCCTGATATGTGGGATATCCATACACCGAAAGAAAGATTAAGCTTATCCTCTACTATCAGAGTATACAAATATGTTGAAAAAGTAATCGAGGGAATGAAGAATCTATGAGTAAACGCAGAATGTACGGCCTCCTGGCCTTTATCATTTTTACCTTTAGCCTTCTGGCAGTGGTAATTATCTATGAAGTAGGTGATTTTTCATGGAGTAAGGAAGGGAATAATAATTCCATAGTGGGAGACCGGAATTCTGGCAGTGTGGAGAATACAACACCAGTACCAAATCCCTCTGAGCCAGAGGATTCTCAGGTATCAGAGGGTTCTGTTACGGAAGTGCCCAAACCCACAGTCACCGAAGAACCCTGGAAGGATATCACAATGCTGTTTACTGGTGATATCTATTTATCCGATGTTGTAGCTAATACATACAAAGGAAAGGGAATTGAGGCTATAGTGGAAAAAGAGCTTCTTGCCGAGATGCAGAATGCAGATATTACCATGTCAAATCAGGAGTTTGCTTTTAGTACCGGAGGGACGGCAGCAGAGGATAAACAGTATACTTTTCGGGTAAATCCGGATTACATAACTGCTTTTCAGGATATGGGAATTGATATTGTTACTCTTGCCAATAACCATACCATGGATTTTGGACTGACAGCATTAGAAGATTCCTTTGATACCCTTAAAGGTGCAGGAATAGATTATGTTGGTGCAGGAAGCAATCTGTCTGATGCAAGAAAGATCCATTACACCGAAAACCAGGGAAAGACAATAGCTTTTCTGGCTGCGTCAAGAGTGATACCGGTATATGAATGGAATGCAGCTGAAAACAAAGCCGGTTTATTTACCACCTATGATCCGACATTTTTATTGGAGGACATTAAAACTGCCAGCGAAAACAGTGATTATGTGGTTGTTTACCTTCATTGGGGAATTGAGAGAGCCGAATTACCAAAAGATTATCAGCACTCCCTGGCAAAACAATACATAGATGCCGGAGCAGATCTTGTTATCGGCAGCCACCCTCATGTACTTCAGGGAGTGGAATATTATAAGGGAAAACCTATTATATATAGTCTTGGCAACTATATTTTTTACAGCAATATTCAAAGAACGGCAGTGTTAAAAATAACCCTGGATCAAGATATGAATACGAAGGTTCAGCTGCTTCCGGCTAAAGCGGAAAATGCTAGGACGAAATTTTTAAGTGATAAAGAAGAGATTTCGAAATTTTATCAGTACATGGAAAGTATTTCTTTCGGAGTTGGTTTTGATGAGGCTGGTTATGCTTCAGAGTTACAATAACTTAACATTATTTACAAAAGATTTTACAATCAAGGCACCTCATGTTATAATACTCTGTGCCAGTATATGGAAATAAGTAATATAGGAGCCGCATATGCAAAGACCGGGATCAGAAACCGATATTCATGAGGAATCTAAAACAGAAGAGAGAACCAAGGCATCCCAAGAGGAGCACCTTGGAACTAAAATACTTATCAGAAGCCAGGAAGATGAACTGTTAATGGATATCACTGACAGTCTTAAGGAACAGGTAAATGCTGAATTAGACCAGAAAGAAGAGCCTCAGGAAAAGTATAAGAAGAGAAAAGTACTTCGTGTTTTTCTCAGTACTGCCTGTCTGCTGATTGCAGCTATCTTAGTTCTTGTGCTGACACCTTTCGGGCAAGGACTTCTATATAAAGCGGTATCGGTATATGCTTATGGCAAGATGAATCATGCTGATGGCAGCTTGCCGGCAGAGGTGGCAGAGACACCTGCTGCAGAAGTTACTGTTACGCCGACCCTAACGCTGACCCCGGAGCCTGCAAAGCCGGAAGTAAAGCAGATAACCTATAATATACTCCTGTTGGGGGAAGAGGCAATAGATTCCGGAACAGCAAAAGGCAGAACGGATATTATGATGATAGCAACTCTGGATACAGAGGATAAGTGCATCAGACTTACCTCCCTCATGAGGGACATGTTGGTTGACATTCCGGGTTATAAAGAAAATAAACTGAACACGGCATATGAATATGGTGGTGTTCCCCTCTTATACGATACTATCTATCAGAATTTTGGTGTTAAACTGGATGGTTATATGCTGGTTGGATTTGATGCATTTGAAGCAATCATCAATAAATTAGGGGGAGTAACGATTACCCTAACGGATAAAGAAGCGGAATATCTTAATACCACCAATTATATTTCGAAAGAGCAGTATCGAAATGTCTCAGCAGGCAATCAATTACTGAATGGTAATCAGGCGTTAGGTTATTGCAGAGTGCGTTATGTGGCGACCGGTGAGCATGAGCTGAATGATTTTGGCAGGACCTCCAGACAGAGAGTTGTTTTAAACGCCATCTTTGATAAATATAAAACCAAAAGTCTGCCAGAACTGGCTTTAATAGCAAATTCCCTGCTTTCTTATATTACGACTGATCTTACCCAGGAGGAATTTACAGCTTATCTACAGCTACTGGCAGAAGCAAAGAATGGGGAGCTTCAGACTTTGAGAATACCGGCTGACAATACCTTCGAAGAAGGAACAGTTCGTGGTATGTCTGTGCTGATACCTGATAAATATGAAAATAGAAAATTGCTGCAAGGTTTTATAAAGCAAGAATCGAGACAGTAAATTACTGATAATAATATAAGATGTCAAAATTCTGGGTTTGGAATATACTCAGGTTTTGGCATTTTTTATGGAATAGTTTTCTTAGACAGGCATATACTGTTAAGGATGTTTAACGAATCCGGTGATTTTATGAGAGACTATTTCACAAAAAGCAGACTTCATAAGATAAGCGTGGAAAATAAGAGACGTATTAATAAACGTACAAGAAACAGACAATCCTCTACGAAAGTAACAGCCAATGAAATTACGAAAACAAGAGCATTTCCGGCAATCCCTGTTCGAAAGAAATCCAACGGAAATGGAGTTCTTGTAAAGCGGGATGGAACAGTCCTAAGCATTAACAAGATTTGGACCGTGACAATACTTATTATTGTGATTATTCTTTTGTCCAGGATGGTAAGCTTTCTTAATTCCTATTCCTTACAGAAGTCTTATCGGACCATTGTAAGGAATGGATTGGATTACGACTATTTTCGGGATATGCTGCTGCCGGAAGAAATCATAGGTAATATTAATACCGGCTCTTTAAAAAATGATGAACAACAGATTGAGAGATGCTCCGGTTATGCTGCCATTCTGACTCTGTTAAAACAGAATGGTTTAATAAGGGGAGATGAGGTATCTGTTAATAAGGTAAGTTTTTTCAGGGATAAACTAAAGGACTATACTGCTTTTGGGGAATTAACGGATTACTATAAGAGTCTCTTTGCGGATATCAAGTTATTTCCTTTGGATAGAGGAGAAGACAATTCAATAAAATTTACCTTCGGAGATACCTGGAGTGAATTAAGGAATTATGGTGGGAATAGAAGACATGAAGGTACTGATATATTTCCGGAGGAGAATGTCGTTGGTAAATACAGGGTAATCAGCGCGTCTGATGGCGTAGTTGAGAGAATCGGGTGGCTTGAAAAAGGAGGATACCGTGTGGGAATCAGAGCACCTCACGGAGCATATCTGTATTATGCCCATTTAGATTCTTATGCGGAAGGCCTGGAATTGGGTGATAGTGTCAAAGCCGGTGATTTTCTTGGGTTTATGGGAGACAGCGGGTATGGTACAGAAGGCACAAAAGGAATGTTTCCAGTGCATTTACACTTTGGAATGTACATAGATGCGGTACCGGGAGAAATCAGTGTGAATCCTTACAGTACCATTTGCTACCTGGAAGCAAAGCAATAGAGCAGATTGACTGGTCTATTTTATTTCCACAAAGAGGTAGTTTATGATATAATAAAGCGTAGAGAGGAATTTGGAGCTTGCTCCAAAATTCTGACCGGAGCACCAAGACCATGAACAAGCATTACGTTCATGGTATAATAAAGCGTAGAGAGGAAT from Anaerocolumna sp. AGMB13020 encodes the following:
- a CDS encoding aminoacyl-histidine dipeptidase; its protein translation is MNETLQKLDYKKVFHYFSEISAVPRGSKYNTAISNYLVEHAKAKGYTYRQDEYENVVLIKEATPGYENAPALILQGHMDMVCEKTNDCTHDFLKEGIELFVDGDFIHADRTTLGGDDGIAVAYILALFDDETLQHPRLEAIITTDEEVGMEGAIGLDVSDLQGKLLLNIDSEEEGYLLTSSAGGLTATCELPLKRTSEKGLKVILTISELKGGHSGAEIHKNRVNATKLMARLLFELKEAMGFYLYDLNGGLKDNAIPRDAKAEIIIEDDEYDRFTDIINGLASKYKHEYVTNEPDLTVGYMRGEEDKYKVLHPTSFEKLLFLLINTPNGVQTMSSDIPGLVESSLNLGIFHLEEEKAIICFSVRSSVNSYKEFLNKKLNYICDFLGGEYNVRSQYPAWEYKKDSALREYLAKVYEEEYKTAPKFEAIHAGLECSFFAEKIPGIDMVSLGPDMWDIHTPKERLSLSSTIRVYKYVEKVIEGMKNL
- a CDS encoding CapA family protein — protein: MSKRRMYGLLAFIIFTFSLLAVVIIYEVGDFSWSKEGNNNSIVGDRNSGSVENTTPVPNPSEPEDSQVSEGSVTEVPKPTVTEEPWKDITMLFTGDIYLSDVVANTYKGKGIEAIVEKELLAEMQNADITMSNQEFAFSTGGTAAEDKQYTFRVNPDYITAFQDMGIDIVTLANNHTMDFGLTALEDSFDTLKGAGIDYVGAGSNLSDARKIHYTENQGKTIAFLAASRVIPVYEWNAAENKAGLFTTYDPTFLLEDIKTASENSDYVVVYLHWGIERAELPKDYQHSLAKQYIDAGADLVIGSHPHVLQGVEYYKGKPIIYSLGNYIFYSNIQRTAVLKITLDQDMNTKVQLLPAKAENARTKFLSDKEEISKFYQYMESISFGVGFDEAGYASELQ
- a CDS encoding LCP family protein, which translates into the protein MQRPGSETDIHEESKTEERTKASQEEHLGTKILIRSQEDELLMDITDSLKEQVNAELDQKEEPQEKYKKRKVLRVFLSTACLLIAAILVLVLTPFGQGLLYKAVSVYAYGKMNHADGSLPAEVAETPAAEVTVTPTLTLTPEPAKPEVKQITYNILLLGEEAIDSGTAKGRTDIMMIATLDTEDKCIRLTSLMRDMLVDIPGYKENKLNTAYEYGGVPLLYDTIYQNFGVKLDGYMLVGFDAFEAIINKLGGVTITLTDKEAEYLNTTNYISKEQYRNVSAGNQLLNGNQALGYCRVRYVATGEHELNDFGRTSRQRVVLNAIFDKYKTKSLPELALIANSLLSYITTDLTQEEFTAYLQLLAEAKNGELQTLRIPADNTFEEGTVRGMSVLIPDKYENRKLLQGFIKQESRQ
- a CDS encoding M23 family metallopeptidase, which produces MRDYFTKSRLHKISVENKRRINKRTRNRQSSTKVTANEITKTRAFPAIPVRKKSNGNGVLVKRDGTVLSINKIWTVTILIIVIILLSRMVSFLNSYSLQKSYRTIVRNGLDYDYFRDMLLPEEIIGNINTGSLKNDEQQIERCSGYAAILTLLKQNGLIRGDEVSVNKVSFFRDKLKDYTAFGELTDYYKSLFADIKLFPLDRGEDNSIKFTFGDTWSELRNYGGNRRHEGTDIFPEENVVGKYRVISASDGVVERIGWLEKGGYRVGIRAPHGAYLYYAHLDSYAEGLELGDSVKAGDFLGFMGDSGYGTEGTKGMFPVHLHFGMYIDAVPGEISVNPYSTICYLEAKQ